A stretch of Primulina tabacum isolate GXHZ01 chromosome 13, ASM2559414v2, whole genome shotgun sequence DNA encodes these proteins:
- the LOC142521907 gene encoding uncharacterized protein LOC142521907 gives MTYSMLLYVELYIQEIVRLHRIPLSIVYDRDPRFTSSFWKSLHSAMVTKLLFNIAFHPQTDGQSERVIQIFEDLLRACVIEFQDKKRRDLDFSDGDHVFVKIDPMKGVMLFGKNDKLSPRFIAPFEILESVGALSYKVALLPNLAGVHNVFHISMLWKYMSNSSHVMNYEALQLTPNLNYEEKPTQILGRKERRL, from the exons ATGACTTACTCTATGTTACTGTATGTCGAGCTGTATATtcaagagatagtcagactacATAGGATTCCATTGTCTATTGTATATGACAGAGATCCGCGCTTTACTTcatcattctggaagagtcttcaTTCCGCTATGGTGACCAAGTTGTTGTTTAATATAGCCTTTCATCCGCAGACTGATGGCCAATCAGAGAGAGTGATCCAGATTTTTGAGGACTTGCTACGAGCTTGCGTGATCGAATTCCAGG ACAAGAAGAGGAGAGATCTCGATTTTTCAGATGGTGATCACGTCTTTGTCAAGATAGATCCCATGAAGGGAGTTATGCTATTCGGGAAGAATGacaagctcagtccgaggtttattgcaCCATTCGAGATCTTGGAAAGTGTGGGAGCATTGTCATACAAGGTGGCCTTACTCCCTAATCTagctggagttcacaatgtctttcacaTTTCGATGCTCTGGAAGTACATGTCAAATTCATCACATGTAATGAATTATGAGGCATTGCAGCTTACTCCAAACTTGAACTACGAGGAGAAACCGACGCAGATCTTAGGCAGGAAGGAGAGGAGGCTGTGA